The window GGATTTCATTCACCACGCCGCTGTGGGCCGCGTGGCACCGGATCAATTTGCGACCGCTGGTGGAAACGTTCAGGAAAGTGCTGACCGAACCGGGCCCGGCCACCTAATCGTCCACTCTGCGTGAGAAGCACACAAAACCCTGTGGCGAGGGGGCTTGCCCCCGTTCGGCTGCGAAGCAGTCGTGAATCCTGTGCACTCGGTTTACCTGAATGAACGCGATTGCAGGTTTTGGAGCCGCTGCGCGACTCAACGGGGCGGTGCGACGTTTCGCTAAACCCCCTCGCCACAGGGTTTGGTGCTTTACTGAAAAGATCCCAAAACCCAGCGAGAACCCCGCATGAACCGCAACGACCTGCGCCGCGTCGATATGAACCTGCTGGTGATTTTCGAAACGCTGATGTTCGAAAAGAACCTGACCCGGGCCGGAGAGAAGCTGTTTCTCGGCCAGCCTGCCGTCAGTGCCTCGTTGGCCAAGTTGCGCGACCTGTTCGACGACCCGCTGCTGGTGCGTAACGGTCGGGTGCTGGAGCCGACCCAGCGCGCATTGGCGATTCTCAAGGAATTGCAGCCGGCGATGGACACCATCTCCGGCGCGGTCAGCCGGGCCAAGGATTTCGACCCGTCCACCAGCCGCGATGTGTTTCGCATCGGCCTGTCCGACGACGCCGAGTTCGGCTTGTTTCCGCCGCTGCTCAAGCAAATACGCGAAGAAGCGCAAAACGTTGTGGTGGTGGTGCGGCGGGTGAATTTCCTGCTGATGTCGTCGATGCTCTCCACCGGGGAGATTTCTGTCGGCATCAGCTACACCACGGAACTGCCAGCCAACGCCAAGCGCAAAAAACTGCGGGACCTGAGCGTGAAGATCCTGCGCGGCGACAATCGTCCCGGCCCCCTGACCCTGGATGATTACTGCGAACGTCCCCATGCGCTGGTGTCGTTTTCCGGGGATTTGACCGGGGCCATCGACAACGACCTCGCACGTATCGGCCGCTCACGCCGGGTGGTGCTGGCGGTGCCGCAATTCGCCGGCCTGCGCGCCTTGCTGGCCGGCACCGATATGCTGGCCACGGTGCCGGACTACGCGGCGTGCGCGCTGATCGAAGGCAGCAGCCAGTTGCGCGCCGACGACCCGCCGTTTGACATCGTGCTGTCGGAACTGTCCATGGTCTGGAACGGCGTCAACGATAACGATCCGGCAGAACGTTGGTTGCGCTCGAGAATTGCGCAACATATGTCGGCGCCGCTGCCGGGGCTCTAATCGGTTGGAAGGACGCGGGGTCAGTCTCACGCAGGTAGACCGGCAGGTCAGTGACCGGCGGCATGACCGGGATCTCGAAATACATCTGGATCACCCAGCCGCGGTGATAACTGGCGTGGTTGACCACATGCATCAATATCGCCCCGGCGCTCATGACGCCGCTTTCACCCGAGACAAAGCTGAACTCGACGGGCTTATCCAGCGAGGCATCGGTCTGCCGTTCGCTCCAATCGCAGTACCAGTGATCGATGTCTTTTTGCGCCTGGCGCAACTCGGCGAGTTCGGGGTGCAGCAAATCGTGTGACGTCTTGAAGCCGTGCCCTCGGCCTTCGAGGTGGGCCTGCCAGATGCAGTCCACTACGTAGAGGTGGTTCAGGGTGCCGATCATGTTCTTGAACACCGAGACGCGCTCTTTATTGACCTCACCCGGAGGCAGTGCAGCCAAGCTGTCAAAGAGGCGTTGATTGGCCCAGCGCTTGTAATCGGCCAGCATGCGGGCAGTGCGTACGTTAATCATCGCAGGTCTCCCATTGTGATGGGCGCACTGCAAAGCATAGACCTCACGGCGAGCGGCATCGCAAACGCTGATTACCGGTAGCTCCGCCGTAACACGACCTATGTAGCAGCTGTCGAGCAACGCGAGGCTGCGTTCGGCTGCGCAGCAGTCGTGAATCCTGTGCACGCGATTTATCTGAGACACCGCAGCGTATGGTTTAGCGACGGCTTCGTCCGAACGCGGCCCGCACCGAACGCAGCCTCGCGTTGCTCGACAGCTGCTACATAGGTCGTGGTTTGGCTAATATCGTCGTTACCCGATCGGCCAGCGCCAGGCAACTGGTCAAGCCCGGTGACTCGATACCGAACAGGTTCACCAGCCCCGGCACACCATGCTCGGCCGGCCCACTGATGGCAAAGTCGGCCGCCGGTTCGGCAGGCCCGGTGATTTTTGGGCGGATACCGCTGTAGGCCGGTTGCAGGCTGTTATCGGGCAATCCCGGCCAGTAACGTCGGATCGCTTCATAGAAACCATCGGCACGGCGCGGATCCACACGATAGTCGACCTGATCGACCCATTCGACGTCCGGCCCGAAGCGCGCCTGGCCGCCCAGGTCCAGCGTCATGTGCACGCCCAGCCCCGCACTTTCCGGGGCCGGATACACCAGATGCCGGAATGGCGCCCGGCCGCTGAAACTGAAATAGCTGCCCTTGCACAATCGAGCCTCGGGAACGTGCTGCGACGGCAAGCCGTCAATCCGGCTCGCCACCTCCGGCGCGGACAGCCCGGCGCAATTGATCAACTCGCGGCAGCTCAAGGCCGTCGGTTGCGCGCCGCCCATTTGCAGTTCGAAACCTTGCTCGGTGCAACGGGCTGACATCAATGGCGTATGAAAAACCAGCGACGTGCCGCTGGCTTCGGCATCCCCCTGAAGCGCCAGCATCAAGGCATGGGAATCGACGATCCCGGTGGACGGCGACCAGAGCGCAGCGACGCAGGACACTTCCGATTCAAGTTGCCGCGCCTGTTCGGCGTCCAGCCATTGCAGGTCATCGACGCCATTGCTGTGGCCCTGCGCCAACAACTTCCGCAAGCCCGCGCACTGACCGTCATCGGTGGCCACAATCAGCTTGCCCAGGCGCCGATAATCGACGCCGCGCTCATCGCAATAGGCGTAAAGGCGTTGCTTGCCCTCCACGCACACTTGCGCCTTGAGGCTGCCGCTCGGGTAGTAAATGCCGGCGTGGATCACTTCCGAATTGCGCGAGCTGATGCCCACGCCAATGCCCTCGCCCGCCTCGACCAGGATCACCTCCCGCCCGCTGCGGGCCAGGGCTCTGGCGACCGCCAGCCCGACCACTCCGGCCCCGACCACCACGCATTCGATATCGACGCTCACCTGTCCTGCGCTCCTTTCACGCCAGCCCTCGTTCCCGATAATCGATCAGGCTGGAGAATATCGCCAGCAGCATGGCCATGACCACGAAGAAGATCAGCACCAGGAAATACGACCCGGTGAACTGCACGATCAACCCGATCAGGATCGGCACGATCACCCCGGCCATGTTCCCGCAGAAGTTCATGGTGCCGGCCAGTACGCCGGTTTTCGAGGTGCCGCCAAGGATCGACGGAATACACCAGTACATGCCGCACCAACGAATGAAAAACATCGCCACGCAAAGCAAACCGATCGCTTTGCTGGCCTCGCTCGCATACGCCACCGCCAGCATGCACAGGGCCGCCACCAGCGCCGAGCCGCTGAACATGCTGCGCATCACCAGGTTTGGCGAGGCGCCGCTGGATTTCCATTTGTCCCCCAGATAACCGCCAACCAGCTCGCCGACGAAACCGCACATGAAAATCAGGAAAGTCGCCCCGCCCATGCTCGAAATGTTCAGGCCGTGGGTCTGGTGCAGGTAGCTCGGCATCCAGGTCAGCAAACCGTAGAACACACTGAGAATGCAGCAATAACCGGCGAACATCGCCAGCACCGAACGATCCTTGAGCAGCTCCTTGAGAGGAATGCTGGTGACCGCGCCGGGTTGGTTGACTTTGGTATTGCCCTCGGTGATGTGCGCCAGTTCCGCAGCATTCACCCCAGGGTGTTCGCTGGGATGGTTGCGGATGTATTTCCAGGCCAGCACACCCGCGAGCATGGTGCCGACGCCAGCAATCACGAAGGCGATGCGCCAGGAGTCGAACCAGCCGATCAGGCCGGCAATGATGATCGCGCCGAAGGCACTGCCCAGCGGTGCACCGCCATCGACCAGCACCGCGCCGCGTCCGCGTTCGTTTGGGGTCAGCCAGGCGCCATTGAGCTTGGCCCCGGCCGGCATGATCGGCGACTCGGCAATGCCCAGGCCCATGCGGGTGATCAGCAGCGTGATCCAGTTGTGCGCGCCGGCGGCCAGGGCCTGAAAGGCGCCCCAGGCGACGGTCGCAATGACGATGACACGACGGGTCTGGAAACGATCCAGCAGCATGCCGCCAGGAATCTGCATCAATGCGTAGGACCAGAAAAACGCGCTGAGCATCAAGCCTTCCAGCGCCGGCGGGATCTGGAACTCACTGGAAATCAACGGCAAGGCCACCGACAACGAAGCGCGGTCGATGTAGTTGATCGCGGTCAGCAGCAACATGATGAGGAAGATCCGCCAGCGCACGCTGGTCGGGCGCTCGGTGGCGGTCAGGGACAGCGTTTCGGCACTCGGATTGTTCATGAGGGGCGCTCTTTATTGTTGTGGATGCAAGCGGCCCAATGCCTGTCAGCCACCGCAATCCTTGTGGGAGCGAGCTTGCTCGCGATAGCTGACTGGCAGACAACTCATCTGTTGAATGTAAGACCGCTATCGCGAGCAAGCTCGCTCCCACAGGTATTGCGTCTTGTCTGCCTGGCATTGGGTAAGCGGCTCCACTCTAATCACGCACCCGACAGCTGAATAATGAGGGGATCTGATTGGGGGATCACTGAACGTCATCCCCCAATCAATCAGAACGTACCAGGGTAGCTGCCGCCGTCCAGCAACAGGTTTTGCCCGGTAAGGAAACCAGCGTGGGCGCTGCAAATGAACGCGCAGTACGCGCCGAACTCGTCGGGCTGGCCGAAACGCTGGGCCGGCACGTGCTGGCGCCGCTGCTCGCTGATGCTCTCAAGCGTGGTGCTGTTAGCTTCGGCGGCGGCACTGAGGGTTTTGTGCAGGCGCTCAGTCTCGAACGGGCCTGGCAGCAGGTTGTTGATGGTGACGTTGTGCCCGGCCAGCCGCGACTGACGCGCGAGCCCGGCGATGAAACCGGTCAGCCCGCTGCGAGCGCCGTTGGACAGGCCCAGCACATCGATCGGCGCTTTCACCGCGCCAGAGGTGACGTTGACGATGCGCCCGAACCCTCGCTCGGCCATGCCATCGACGCAGGCCTTGATCAGCTCGATGGGCGTGAGCATGTTGGCGTCCAGCGCTTTCAACCAGTCTTCGCGCTGCCAGTCACGGAAGTCACCCGGCGGCGGACCGCCAGCGTTATTGATCAGGATGTCCACCTGCGGACACGCCGCCAACACCTGCTCGCGCACCGCAGGCGTGCTGATATCCCCGGCCACCGTGCGCACTTCGATGCTCGGTGCCAGGTTGCGCAACTCTTGAGCTGCAGCCTGCAAGGTTTCGTTGCCACGGGCGTTGATCACCAGGTTGACGCCCTCCTTCGCCAAGGCTCGCGCGCAGGCCAGCCCCAGGCCCTTGCTGGCGGCGCAGACGATGGCCCAGCGGCCCGATATTCCCAATTCCATGACGATGCTCCAGTCGGTTCGAAAACCTTACGTTACCACTGCGATAGGACACATCAGGGGATGACAAAGGGTGATCGCCGGATCAGACCTTTTCATTATCAGCCGCCTCCCACGCTTATTACTGTCTCCAGACCAATAAGAACCGGAGACACCCATGAACCCGTTCCAGTTTTATTTCCCCACGACCCTGAAAAGCGGCAACGGCCTGGTGCGTCAGGCCGGTGCGTTGCTCAAGCCGCACGTTCGAAAAAAACTGCTGGTGGTCACCGACGCAGGGCTGATGGCGTCGGGTGTGATGGAAGGCTTTTTCACTTCGCTGGTCGAGAGTGACATTCACTACGAAGTGTTTTCCGGTGTCGAACCCAACCCCACCACCGACGTGCTGGAACGCGCCGTGGCATTCCTGAAGAACCACGACTGCGATTCGGTCATCGGCGTCGGGGGCGGTAGCAGCATCGACACCGCCAAAGGTGTGGCGGCCATGGCCACCAACCCCGGCAACATCCTCGACTACGAGGGCTACGACAAACTGCTGCACCCGCCTCTGCCGATCTTTGCCATTCCGACCACCTCCGGCACCGGCAGCGAATGCACCGCCTCCACCGTGTTCACCAACACCAAAACCCTGTTCAAGACTGTGATCATCAGCCCGGCGCTGTTTCCGAAACTGGCGATTCTCGACGCCGAACTGACCCTCAAACTGCCGCCGTCGATCACCGCGGCCACGGGCATGGACGCCTTGACCCACGCCATCGAATCCTACGTGTCGAAACAGGCCAACCCGGTCAGCCAGGCCCTGGCGCTGCAAGCGATCAAGATGATCTGCACCCACCTGCCGAAAGCGTTTTTCAGCGGCTCCGACCTGCACGCCCGGGAACAGATGCTGCTCGGTTCGTTCCTCGCCGGCGTCGCGTTCGCTCAATCGAAACTGGGCAACGTGCACGCGATCTCCCACACCTTCGGCGGCGTATTCAACATTCCCCATGGCATCGCCAACGCGACGCTGCTGCCCTACGTCATCGAATACAACCTCGCGGCCTGCCCGGAGCTGTTTCGTGAAATCGCCGTGGCCATGGGCGAGAACGTCGATGGCCTGAGCGTTGCCCGCGCCGGGCACAAAGTGGTGGAACACGTGGTGGCGCTGAACAAGGCCATCGGCATTCCCGACAACATCAAGGACCTGGGCGTGGACCTGGACTACATGCCGCAAATGGTCAGCGACTCGATGCGCAGCGGCAACGTGCTGGTCAATCCACGCCTGACCACCGCCGCCGACATCGAACGAATCATCAGCAACGCCTGGCACGGCACTCACTCCTGAAGAGACGACGCCCATGTTTTACGAAATGCGCACCTACACGATTCAAATCGGAAAAATGCAGACCTACCTCAAGCACTTCGAGGAAACCGGCCTGCCGGTGATCTCCCGCTACACCACGCTGGTAGGTTGGTGGTACACCGAAATCGGCGAGCTGAATCAGGTCATCCACATCTGGGCCTACCAGAGCCTGGATGACCGGATCAAGAAGCGCGCGGCGCTGTATCAAGACCCGGACTGGCTCGAAGGCTTCGTGCCGAAAGCGTTCCCGATGCTGGAAAAGATGGAATCGAAACTGCTGATCGCTGCGGATTTCTCCCCCATCAAATAATCCCAACACAGCTCCGATGGGCAACGCGAAACCTGTGGGAGCGAGCTTGCTCGCGATAGCGGTTGTTCATTCAACATCGATATTGACTGTTCCGCCGCCATCGCGAGCAAGCTCGCTCCCACAGGTACAGCGCATGGATTCAAGTCCGTCGGCATCCGCTCAAACCAAGGAAACCCTCATGTGCGACCACAATCCCAATAACACCGCCGCCGACCGTTCTCCCGACATCAAAGCCTTGCTCGAAGGCCTGCCGACCAACTGGGGAAAATGGGGACCCGACGATGAAGTCGGCGCCCTGAATTACCTGCAAAGCGCAGAAATACTCCGGGGTATCGCCTCGGTTCGCCAGGGCAAGACCTTCACCCTGCAAGTGCAGATCGGCCACCCCAAAGGCGAACCCTTGTGGCCCGGCCGACGTCCGTCAATGCGCGTCAACGTGTTGGACAAGGGCCATTTCCTGGCCGGCAAGAGCCACTTCGACGGCCATGTGGAATACGCCGACGACGTGATCTTCATGCACCTGCAAGGCTCGACCCAATATGACGCGCTGGGCCACGTCTGGCACGACAATAAACTGTGGAATGGCTACGACGCCATGAGCACCATCGGCAGCATGGACAAGGCCAGCATCCTGCCGATCGCCGAGCGCGGGATTGTCGGGCGTGCGGTGCTGATCGACATGGCTCGCCATCGCGGCAAAGCGGTGCTGGACAAGGGCGAAACCTTCAATCACCTGGACCTGTTGGCTGCGGCGACAGCCCAGGGCGTCGAGATCCAGAAGCGCGACATCCTGATCATCCGCACGGGTTGGATCGGCTCGTTCTATGAGCGCGAGCCGGAGGAGTTCTACAAGGATTTCGCCGAGCCGGGCCTGACCTTCAGCCGCGAGCTGGTGGAATGGTTTCACCAGATGGAAATCCCCAATCTGGTGACCGACACCATGGCCAACGAAGTGGCGGTCGACCCCACCTCGGGCGTGCTGATCCCGCTGCACAATGCCTTGATGCGCAACCTCGGCGTGACCTTCACCGAAGTGGCGATGCTTGATGCTCTGGCAAGTGATTGCGCTGAAGACGGCCAGTGGCAGTTCCTCTATACCGCCGCGCCGTTGAAGGTCGTTGGCGGCACGGGTGCACCGGTCAATCCGATCGTGATCAAGTAATCAGGTCCTGCTGCAATTCGTTGATCAGCAGGGTCGCCGCCGGGGAAAGATCGGCGCCGGCCCGGCTGATCACGCCGTAGGGCTCGATCAATGCACGCATCGACACCGGCAGTTTCACCAGCAAATCGTGTTGTTCGCAGAACCTGGCCACTTCCACCGGGATCACTGCCAACAAGGTCGGATCCTGTTGCACCAATAAAATGGTGGCAAAAATCGATGAGGTTTCCAGCGGATACCGGGGAGTCCCCAGCCCTGCCTCATTCAGCTCACGCTCCAGGGTCTGACGCATCGGCATGTCCTTGGGATAGACCACCCAGCGGTAGTCGCTCAACTGCGATAGCTGCAAAGACTCGGCGCTGGCCAGCGGATGGTCCTTGCTGGCGACCACAGCCAAGGGTTCTTCGCTCAGTTCGATGCAGTCATAGGCATCCGAACGCTGGCCGACGCTGGTGCGACAAATCGCCAGGTCCAGTCGTCCCTGATCCAGCAACCCGAGCAACGTGGCGCTGGTGTTTTCCACCAGTTCCACCGACAGCTCCGGCTGCTTCAGGCGCAACTCGGTCAGGGCCCGGGTCAGCAACGGCACCGCCCCCATGATCACCCCCACCGAGAGCCGCCCGCCCTGGCCCTGCATGATGCTGAGCATTTCTTCGCGAAGGTGCTCGACATCGCTGTAGATCAGCCGCGCATAACGAATCATGCAACGGCCCATTTCGTTGGCCACCAGGCCTTTGGGCTGGCGTTCGAACAGCGGCATGCCGAGCAACGATTCGACTTCACCCAACGCCTTGGTGGCGCCGGACTGGGAAATCGAAATCTTCTCGGCGGCCTTGTGCAACGAGCCGCGATC of the Pseudomonas frederiksbergensis genome contains:
- a CDS encoding LysR substrate-binding domain-containing protein; translation: MNRNDLRRVDMNLLVIFETLMFEKNLTRAGEKLFLGQPAVSASLAKLRDLFDDPLLVRNGRVLEPTQRALAILKELQPAMDTISGAVSRAKDFDPSTSRDVFRIGLSDDAEFGLFPPLLKQIREEAQNVVVVVRRVNFLLMSSMLSTGEISVGISYTTELPANAKRKKLRDLSVKILRGDNRPGPLTLDDYCERPHALVSFSGDLTGAIDNDLARIGRSRRVVLAVPQFAGLRALLAGTDMLATVPDYAACALIEGSSQLRADDPPFDIVLSELSMVWNGVNDNDPAERWLRSRIAQHMSAPLPGL
- a CDS encoding DinB family protein, translating into MINVRTARMLADYKRWANQRLFDSLAALPPGEVNKERVSVFKNMIGTLNHLYVVDCIWQAHLEGRGHGFKTSHDLLHPELAELRQAQKDIDHWYCDWSERQTDASLDKPVEFSFVSGESGVMSAGAILMHVVNHASYHRGWVIQMYFEIPVMPPVTDLPVYLRETDPASFQPIRAPAAAPTYVAQFSSATNVLPDRYR
- a CDS encoding NAD(P)/FAD-dependent oxidoreductase — protein: MSVDIECVVVGAGVVGLAVARALARSGREVILVEAGEGIGVGISSRNSEVIHAGIYYPSGSLKAQVCVEGKQRLYAYCDERGVDYRRLGKLIVATDDGQCAGLRKLLAQGHSNGVDDLQWLDAEQARQLESEVSCVAALWSPSTGIVDSHALMLALQGDAEASGTSLVFHTPLMSARCTEQGFELQMGGAQPTALSCRELINCAGLSAPEVASRIDGLPSQHVPEARLCKGSYFSFSGRAPFRHLVYPAPESAGLGVHMTLDLGGQARFGPDVEWVDQVDYRVDPRRADGFYEAIRRYWPGLPDNSLQPAYSGIRPKITGPAEPAADFAISGPAEHGVPGLVNLFGIESPGLTSCLALADRVTTILAKPRPM
- a CDS encoding MFS transporter; its protein translation is MNNPSAETLSLTATERPTSVRWRIFLIMLLLTAINYIDRASLSVALPLISSEFQIPPALEGLMLSAFFWSYALMQIPGGMLLDRFQTRRVIVIATVAWGAFQALAAGAHNWITLLITRMGLGIAESPIMPAGAKLNGAWLTPNERGRGAVLVDGGAPLGSAFGAIIIAGLIGWFDSWRIAFVIAGVGTMLAGVLAWKYIRNHPSEHPGVNAAELAHITEGNTKVNQPGAVTSIPLKELLKDRSVLAMFAGYCCILSVFYGLLTWMPSYLHQTHGLNISSMGGATFLIFMCGFVGELVGGYLGDKWKSSGASPNLVMRSMFSGSALVAALCMLAVAYASEASKAIGLLCVAMFFIRWCGMYWCIPSILGGTSKTGVLAGTMNFCGNMAGVIVPILIGLIVQFTGSYFLVLIFFVVMAMLLAIFSSLIDYRERGLA
- a CDS encoding SDR family oxidoreductase, which codes for MELGISGRWAIVCAASKGLGLACARALAKEGVNLVINARGNETLQAAAQELRNLAPSIEVRTVAGDISTPAVREQVLAACPQVDILINNAGGPPPGDFRDWQREDWLKALDANMLTPIELIKACVDGMAERGFGRIVNVTSGAVKAPIDVLGLSNGARSGLTGFIAGLARQSRLAGHNVTINNLLPGPFETERLHKTLSAAAEANSTTLESISEQRRQHVPAQRFGQPDEFGAYCAFICSAHAGFLTGQNLLLDGGSYPGTF
- a CDS encoding iron-containing alcohol dehydrogenase — protein: MNPFQFYFPTTLKSGNGLVRQAGALLKPHVRKKLLVVTDAGLMASGVMEGFFTSLVESDIHYEVFSGVEPNPTTDVLERAVAFLKNHDCDSVIGVGGGSSIDTAKGVAAMATNPGNILDYEGYDKLLHPPLPIFAIPTTSGTGSECTASTVFTNTKTLFKTVIISPALFPKLAILDAELTLKLPPSITAATGMDALTHAIESYVSKQANPVSQALALQAIKMICTHLPKAFFSGSDLHAREQMLLGSFLAGVAFAQSKLGNVHAISHTFGGVFNIPHGIANATLLPYVIEYNLAACPELFREIAVAMGENVDGLSVARAGHKVVEHVVALNKAIGIPDNIKDLGVDLDYMPQMVSDSMRSGNVLVNPRLTTAADIERIISNAWHGTHS
- a CDS encoding NIPSNAP family protein — translated: MFYEMRTYTIQIGKMQTYLKHFEETGLPVISRYTTLVGWWYTEIGELNQVIHIWAYQSLDDRIKKRAALYQDPDWLEGFVPKAFPMLEKMESKLLIAADFSPIK
- a CDS encoding cyclase family protein; its protein translation is MCDHNPNNTAADRSPDIKALLEGLPTNWGKWGPDDEVGALNYLQSAEILRGIASVRQGKTFTLQVQIGHPKGEPLWPGRRPSMRVNVLDKGHFLAGKSHFDGHVEYADDVIFMHLQGSTQYDALGHVWHDNKLWNGYDAMSTIGSMDKASILPIAERGIVGRAVLIDMARHRGKAVLDKGETFNHLDLLAAATAQGVEIQKRDILIIRTGWIGSFYEREPEEFYKDFAEPGLTFSRELVEWFHQMEIPNLVTDTMANEVAVDPTSGVLIPLHNALMRNLGVTFTEVAMLDALASDCAEDGQWQFLYTAAPLKVVGGTGAPVNPIVIK
- a CDS encoding LysR family transcriptional regulator; this encodes MVPSLCSIAARLRLKQLRLLIALDDRGSLHKAAEKISISQSGATKALGEVESLLGMPLFERQPKGLVANEMGRCMIRYARLIYSDVEHLREEMLSIMQGQGGRLSVGVIMGAVPLLTRALTELRLKQPELSVELVENTSATLLGLLDQGRLDLAICRTSVGQRSDAYDCIELSEEPLAVVASKDHPLASAESLQLSQLSDYRWVVYPKDMPMRQTLERELNEAGLGTPRYPLETSSIFATILLVQQDPTLLAVIPVEVARFCEQHDLLVKLPVSMRALIEPYGVISRAGADLSPAATLLINELQQDLIT